DNA sequence from the Antarctobacter heliothermus genome:
CATAGGTTGTGCAGGCCGGTATACCGGACCGGGGACCGGCGGTTTGATGCTGATGGGGGGGCCGGTCAGGCGCTCGCCCGGTGGGCCGCTTGCATCAGAGTTGACGGTGGCGAAAGGTGCGAGAAATTGCCCCGTCAGTTCACCGCATGAATACCACAAGAGCCATTGGTTCGAAATATACTTTTCGGCCTCGATTTTTCGGTTATCTGCTCGGGTCCATTTGTAACACACGCCAGAATTACGCAAGCTTGATGTGCATTGATCTGAAAAAATGCCAGTTTTTCTTCCGTGTTTATCGCATACTCATAGTTGTATTGCTCGAGGCTGTTAAGGCGACCTTGTCGAAGTAAGCCAAGTTTTCGGCTGAAGGAATTTAACGCATCGGGTATGCCATTTTTGTACAAATGATAATTCGTTATCCAGTGTGTCCATATCGCGGAGTTTTCGTCCAATATTTTCCCGGCGTGTTCGAAGTAAAGTGCGGCTGCTTGCTTCGCGGCCCAAGGGTTAAGGAAATTCGAAAACAGCTTGTAGTCGATTTTAGATTTATAGAAATCTTCGATGCTTCCGTCTGCTCCTACATGCCAAAAAGATTCCGCGTCCTCCACTCTTAGACATTTGAATGCTTCAGGTGTATTGTTGAGGACGCCTTTACTTAATTTGTTCCAGTAAGTATGGTCGGCGTCACGATCTCGCGATAGTCCCATAGTGATTGCGAACCACGACGCGACCTGGTCCAGTTGGGACGAACCATTGTTGCAGCGATTGCAGGCCGGAAACTCCAGCCCCTTCAATCTTATCTTTTCATGAAAAAAGGCTTTAGGTGGAGCATGTTCGATGGTCGTGGTTTCGTTTTGCCCTGCGCAGAAGCAACATTTTGGGTGAACTGACCTAAGCCTTTCAAGGCGGTTTTTCCTTTCTCCCATCTTCTAAAATCGGCCTCGATTTGATATAATTTCTTTTATTGACACGTCTTTTATTGTGTCATGCACTTTCAAGGTGCGCGCTGTCTCCCACCCCTCCCCAATCTCCGGGAACCACGCATCCGCACCTTCGACCGCCACATCCACCTCGGTAATCAACAGCCGATGCGCCAAGGGCAGCATGGCCTCGTAAATTCTTTGCCCGCCAATCCCGTAGACTCGGAAATAGCCAAGCGATTGCGCCAGTGCGATGCCCTCTTCGACGGAGGAGACCACATGCTCGGTCAGTCCCTTATCGCGGGAGACGACGATGTTCAGGCGTTTGGGGAGCGGCTTGAACGGGAGGCTCTCCCATGTGCGGCGGCCCATGATCAGCGCGCCGCCCAGCGTTTCGCGTTTGAACATCGCGAGGTCTTCGGGGATGTGCCACGGGATGTCGCCGTCCTTGCCGATGGCGCGGTTGCGGTCGTGGGCGGCGATGAGGGTGATCATGTCGGGTCTCCTCAGACGGCCACGGGGGCCTTGATCGCGGGCAGGGGATCGTAGCCGGGAAAGGCGAAATCCTCATACCGGAAGTCAAACAGGTCGGTGACGTTGCGGGTGAATTCCAGCGCGGGCAGGGAACGGGGCGTGCGCGAGAGTTGTTCGGCGACCTGATCCATGTGGTTGGAATAGATATGCGCGTCGCCGATGGAATGGACGAAATCGCCCACCTGATACCCCGTGACCTGCGCCAGCATCGCTTGCAACAGCGCGTAGGAGGCGATGTTGAAGGGCACGCCAAGGAACATGTCAGCGCTGCGCTGATACAGTTGCAGGTGGAGTTTGCCGCCAAGAATGCGGACCTGCCAGAGCGTGTGACAGGGCGGCAGCGCCATGTCGGGCACATCGGCCGGGTTCCATGCGGACACGATCATGCGGCGTGAATCGGGAGTCTGGCGGATTTGCTCCAGCAGGGTTTCGATCTGGTCGATGGGGCCTTTGTGACCGGGCCAGTGTCGCCACTGGTGGCCATAGACCGGACCGAGGTCGCCGTTGGCGTCGGCCCATTCATCCCAGATGCGCACCTTGTTCTCTTGCAGGTAGCGGATGTTGGTGGAGCCGGAGAGGAACCACAACAGCTCATGCACGATGGAGCGCAGGTGCAGTTTCTTGGTGGTGACGAGGGGAAAGCCGTCGGCCAGCGGATAGCGGATTTGCAGGCCGAAATAGCTGCGTGTGCCGGTGCCGGTGCGGTCGGTGGTGTCCTGACCGTGGTTCAGCACGGTGCGGAGCGCGTCTAGGTATTGCTGCATGGGGGCCTCCACAGGGGGTCGATATGCTTGGAATAGGGCATTTGGCGCGGCGGCGGAAGCCGGGGCTGTGGGATGATTATGCCGCACATTCCGGCGGGTGCCGCGGGCGTGATTGACTTTTCAAGGCGGTCTGCGCACCCTGTGGACAAAATAAAAGACTAAACCAGAGGCAGTTTCATGTATCGCACTATCGTAGCGCTCGCATTGGCGAGCGCCCTTGCCGCTTGTGATCCCGCCAGCCTGAGCAGCAGCGGCGACTCCGGTATCGGCACGGGCGCGCAACCCCTGATCGCAGAACCCGAGGCCGTGGATGGTGGCGGAACGGTTGATCCCGACGCAGATCCGGATCCCGACAACCTGTATACCAGCGAGTTGAAAAACGCGTCTGCGGATCTGACCGTCAACGAGATGACCTTTGATCCGGACACCGGAGAGCTGGTGTTCAACAACCTGCCCTTTGACAGTAATCAGGCGGTGGCGGGCGAAAACGTCTATACACGCAACGCGGGTGCCAGCGCGGCGCTGGCGGGCACCGGGTTTGACGCCTATCGCAACGCGGCGGGGCCAAACGGCGGGTCGCAGTATTTCGCCGTCTTCCGGCGGTCGGCCACCGGGTTCAGCCAGGTCGGCGCGGTCGGGTCGGATCGTTATCTGTCGTTCGGCTTTGGCGGCGCGGCGGCGCAGCGATTGGATGGCGACGGGGCCTTGCCCGATACCAATGATTCCTATGTCTTTACCGGCGAATACGCTGCGGTGCGGACGGTGGTGGACGACACCACGGGCACGCGGATGGAGTATGTCTCTGGCGTGTCGCTGATCGACGTGGACATTCAGGACTTTGACGTCTCTGGCGCGGTTGAGGGGCTGATCGTGAGCCGTGAGTTCTTTGACGCCAACGGGGTGAACATCGCCGATCTGAGCCGCGCGGATTTCCTGTCGCTGGCCACGGCGGAGATCAACTTTGACACTTGGACGATCAGTTCGTCGGATGCGAGCGCGGTGCGCTCTGACGGCGAAGTGACCCAGACCGGCAGCTGGTCGGGCCTGTTTGCCGGACCGAATGGCGAAGAGGTTGTGGGCATCGTGGTGGTTGAAGGGCAGGGGCCGGTGGGCATTGATCCGGCCACAGGCGACTTCATCACACAAGATGTCCGCGAGGTCGGCGGCTTCATTGCGACGCGACCCTAAACCTGTCGCCATGGGCGTCGGTGTCCGTCTCCGGCGCGCCATCCGTTTGGTGCTGGCCCTTGCGGTGTGCACGGCGGCGGGACTGACCCCGCAGTCCGCGCGCGCCGATGAGGTTCGCATGAGCATCGACGAGGCGCGCGGCGCGGCGGCGCGGGCACTGATGGCGGGACAGGCGGATCTGGCACTGGTGCTGGCCGAGGGTGTGCTGTTGGGCGCGCCGGGAGACGCGCAGGCGCTGATGATGAAATCCCGTGCCTTGCGCGCGTTGGGTCGCCCCCAAGAGGCGGCCGGTGCGGCGCGGCAGGCCTTTGGCCAGAGCGTTGATGAGCGGTCCCGGTTTTTTGCGGCCCTGCTGATGGCGCAGGCGCGATCCACCGGCGGGCAACCGGGGGCGGCGCAGCTATGGTTGCGGCGCGCGGCGCAGATTGCGCCCGATGAGCAGTTGCGGGCGGCGGCGGTGCGCGATTTTCGCCATGTGCGGAGCCAGACCCCGTGGCGGTTGTCGTTGGACATGTCGGTTGAGCCGTCGGACAATCTGAACGGCGCGCCCAAGACCAACAGCTTTACCTTTGGCGGATTGCCTTTTGTAAACCCCACAGCGGTGCCCTTGTCGGGAGAACGCTTTGTCTTTGGGGCCGATTATCTGCGCCGGGTGCCGTTGAGCGAATCCCGGCGGCTGAACCTTGGCGCGTCGGTCGAAATGCAGCGCGTGCGCTTTTCCTCGGACGCGCGCGACAAGGTGCCGGGCCTGCGCAACGGCGACTACCGGCAGGACGCGCTGGCACTGAGTTTGGGCTATGAGGCGCGCGGGGCCGAAGGGGCGTGGCTGGGCAAGTCGCAACTGTCGCTGTCCCGGCACTGGCGGGCCGGGACGCCCTATGCGGATGCCGCCCGGCTGGACCTGAGCTATGGCCGGATGCTGACGCCGGGGCTGACCGGCACCGCGCGCTTTGCCTATGAGACCGAACAGCGCCTTGATGTGGGCCTGCGCGACAACCAAACCCGCGAGGTGGGGGTGACGCTGACCCGGCGGTTCGGCAAGGCGGCGGTGGGGCTGGATGTGCAGGTGACGGACACGGCGTCCGAGTCGCGGCTGGTGGCGCGTGAAAGCGCGCGTGCGGCGGTCAGTTACGGACTGGGCAAGCCTGTTCGGGGCATGCTGCCGCGCCTGACGCTGGCTTGGGAGGTCACCGACTACGATCAGGCACCGGCCAGCTTTTGGGTGACTCCACGGCGGGATGAGGAACTTTCGGTTTCGCTGAATGTTCTACTGCCGGAATTCGATTACTATGGCTTTGCCCCCGAGATCGGGGTTTCCTTCCGCGATCGAAGTTCCAATTATACCATATACGAGACCCGCGGCACCGATCTGCGGCTGGGTCTGAAATCGGTATTCTGAAACGCGGCGATTGCCGGAAGGAAACACATGTCTATCAAATACCTGCACACGATGGTCCGGGTGAAAGACCTCGAAGCGTCGATGAAATTCTATGAGCTGCTGGGCCTCCAGGAGACCCGCAGGACTGAAAGCGAAAAGGGCCGGTTCACGCTGATTTTCATGGCGCCTCCGGGGCAAGAGGATTGCCCGGTCGAGCTGACCTACAATTGGGACGGCGACGAGGGGCTGCCGTCGGATTCGCGCCATTTCGGCCATCTGGCCTATTCGGTGTCGAACATTTACGAAACCTGTCAGTACCTTATGGACAATGGTGTGACCATCAACCGCCCGCCGCATGATGGCCGCATGGCGTTTGTCCGGTCGCCGGACAATGTGTCGGTCGAGTTGTTGCAAGAGGGCGAGGCGCTGGAACCTGCGGAACCTTGGACCAGCATGGGCAACACGGGCCACTGGTGACAGGTCTGATACGCCTTGGGGCCGCCCTTGGGGCGGTCCTGATCCCTGCGGGTGCCGAGGCGGCCTGTCGTCTGGCGCTGTTGCTGGCGCTGGATGTGTCGTCATCGGTCGATGAGGCGGAATATCTGTTGCAGCGCGACGGGCTGGCGGCGGCGCTGATGGCCCCCGATGTGCAGGGCGCGATCCTGCAAGGCGGGGGCGGCGTGGCTATTGCCGCCTATGAATGGAGCGGGCGACGCCAGTCGACGGTGATCCAGGAGTGGGCACTGATGTCGACTGCAGGTGACATCGCGGCGGTGTCCGCGCGGCTGCGGTCGGCGGAGCGGTCTTACCGGCGGTTCCCGACCGCGCTGGGCTATGCGCTGGGCTTTGGTGCCACGATGATGGAGGCCGCGCCCGAGTGTGAGCGGCGGGTGATAGACGTATCGGGCGACGGTATCACCAACGACGGGTTCTGGCCGCAACAGGCCTATCGGCACTTTCCCTTTGGCGGCGTGACAGTGAATGCGCTGGCAGTATTGGGGGCGGACCCGGCAGTGGTGGATCACTATGAATTCGAGGTGCTGCATGGACCGGGTGCCTTTATCGAGACGGCGCAGGGCTATGAGGGCTACGAGCAGGCGATGATCCGCAAACTGTACCGCGAGATTCAGGACCGGATTGTCGGCGCGATGCCTGACCCGGCCGCGGGGCCGGGATGAGGTGGCTGGCCATCCTTGCACTGGTCTGGGCCGGTGCGGCTGAGGCCGGGTGCCGTCAGGCGCTGGCGCTGGGGCTGGATGTGTCGGGATCGGTGGATGCGCGGGAATACCGGCTGCAACTGGACGGGCTGGCCGGCGCGTTAGAAGACCCCGAAGTGGTCGCCGCGTTTCTAGCAATGCCCGAAGTGCCGGTGGCTCTGGCGGTGTTCGAATGGAGCGGACAGGGCGCGCAACGGCTGGTGGTGCCCTGGCGCAGCGTCACGGGTTCGGCGGACGTGGCTGAGGTGGCGGCGCAATTGCGTGGCACCACACGGATGGCGATGGACCGCTCGACCGCGATTGGCGCGGCCAAAAGGTTTGGCGCGGGCCTGCTGGGACAGCAGGCGGGGTGTTGGCGGCGTGTGCTGGACCTGTCCGGCGACGGATTGTCGAACACTGGGCCACGCCCGCAGGACGTGCGTCCGGACGGGATCACGATCAACGGATTGGTGATCAGCGCCACGGGCGGCGCCGACGAAATCGGCGCGCTTGCCTCATATTACCATGCCTATGTGATCGCCGGGCCAGAGGCCTTTGTCGAAACGGCCCTAGGCTTTGAGGCGTTTGAGGCGGCCATGGTCCGCAAACTGAAACGCGAATTGCAGGTGCTGGCCGTCTCGACCCGTTAAGAGGCCAACGGGGCGGCGACCGGGGGGGGGCGACGACGTGCCTTTGGTGCACATCGCCCCGCCCGCCCTTGCACCTGACCGGCCTGGGCATTGCCGGGTTCGGCCCGCGCTGGAGATCAGTAGATATAGCGGATCTGATCTGTCCAGTAGCGTTCGACCCGACGCAGCGAGGAGGTGATCTCATCTATCTTGTCGACAGAGAGAACCGCCTTGTTCTGCAACCCGTCCGCATGGCGGGCGAACAGTTCAGCGACGATGTCCTTGATCTCACGCCCGCGCTGGGTCAGCCGCACCCGGACAGAGCGGCGGTCGATCTCACAGCGCTGATGGTGCATGTACCCCATTTCGACCAGCTTCTTGAGATTGTAGCTGACGTTGGAGCCTTGATAGTAGCCCCGGCTTTTCAGTTCACCTGCCGTGACCTCATTCTCGCCGATGTTGAACAGCAAGAGGGCCTGCACTGCGTTGACATCTATGATGCCGACCCGTTCGAACTCATCCTTGATGACGTCGAGCAGCAAACGGTGGAGACGTTCCACCAGACTCAACGCATCCAGATAACTCGACATGAAGCCTTGTCCTGGCCCCTGGTTCAGGGACGAATGAATGCTCATTTCGTTCTCCGCCTGTTTTCTTTGCAACAGAGCATTCACGGATAAACACAAATATCGGGTTAAACCGACAAGAAGACCCGGAAAATTCTAATGATTTCCGTGGCTTGATTAACCTTTCTTACCATGCGGCGGGTGACTGAATCGGGGTGACTCTTAGGTGTGAGGCACCCCGGCGCGGTGGCTTGCAGCGGGAATTTCCCGGCATGATCAACCGCTTGCGGCGACCTGCGCGATTTCAGCGACTAGCGTTGCGTGGATGTCGGGGGCCGGAGCCTGACCGGAAATCCATTGATACAAGTCTTGGTCGTTTTCTTCCAAAAGCCCCTCGTAGGCATCCAATGCCTCGGCATCCATCTGGTCCAGACGTGCCTTTGAAAAGCGGATCAGCAGAATGTCCATTTCCTTGGTGCCACGCCGCATCGAACGCATGTGCAGTCGCCGCAGGCGCGTTTCACGGGATTCGGCGGGTGCTGTTGTCATGGTCATACGGTTTCCTTGAGCACGGTGCGCAACTGCTTTTCCAGCCGCCCCAGTTTGTCCGCCTGCGCCCGGAACTGACCGCGCAGGGCGCGAATCTCTGTCAGGATGGCGTTGATGTCTGGGTCCAGCGCCTCGGTCTCGGAGGGGTCCGGCAGGCCGTCGCCTTCGCCGGTGATCAGCCAGACGATCGAGATATTCAGCACGCCGGCCAGCATGTTCAGACGGTTGGCGCGTGGTTCACTGAAATCGTCCTCCCATGCCTGAATCGTCTTGTGCTTGACGCCCAGCCGTTTGGCCAAGATTTCCTGGGTCATGCCTGCCGCTTCGCGGGCTGCGGCAAGCCGGTCGCCGAAAGTCGCTGTTTCGGGCCCGTACCAGTCAGTTGTGTCGCTCATGGTCTTTCCTTTCAGGCGAAGCCGCTTGAACGCCGTTCGGGCGCAAACTATGACAGGGCAGGCAGATTTTCAAACAACGAGGCCCCCCATGTCTTTTCTGTCGCAAACGCTGGCCCGTGTGAAACCCTCCCCAACGGTGGCCGTGACGCAATTGGCGCGTGAACTGGCGGCGGCGGGGCGCGATATCATCGGACTGGGCGCTGGCGAGCCTGACTTTGACACACCCGACAATATCAAGGCTGCGGCAATTGCGGCAATCGACGCGGGGAAAACGAAGTACACCGCGCCGGACGGCATCCCCGAATTGAAGCAGGCCGTTTGTGACAAGTTCGCGCGCGAGAACGGGCTGACCTATGCGCCGTCGCAAATCAGCGTCAGCACGGGTGGCAAGCAGGTGTTGTACAACGCGCTGATGGCCACGCTGAACCCGGGCGATGAGGTGATCATTCCTGCGCCCTATTGGGTCAGCTACCCGGACATGGTGCGTCTGGGCGGCGGAGAGCCGGTGATTGTGGAGGGGGCCGAGGCAGAGGGGTTCCGCATCACGGCGGACCAGCTTGAGGCTGCGATCACGCCGAAGACCAAGTGGTTCATCTTTAACTCGCCATCCAACCCGACCGGGGCGGGCTATGACCGTGCGGCGCTGAAGGCCTTGACCGAGGTGCTGATGCGACACCCGCATGTCTGGGTGATGTCGGACGATATGTACGAACACCTCGCCTATGATGGGTTCACCTTTGTGTCGCCCGCGCAGGTCGAGCCGGGCCTGTATGATCGGACGTTGACCGTCAACGGGGTCAGCAAGTCCTATGCCATGACCGGCTGGCGGATCGGCTATGCGGGCGGGCCAGAGCATCTGATTGCCGCCATGCGCAAGGTGCAGGGCCAGTCCACCACCAACCCCTGTTCGATCAGCCAGTGGGCCGCTGTCGAGGCGTTGAACGGACCTCAGGATTTTCTGGCAGAGCGGGCGTCGGTCTTTGCCCGACGTCGTGACATGGTGGTGGCACGGTTGAACGGCTGCGCCGGGATCACCTGCGCGGTGCCGGAAGGGGCGTTTTATGTCTATCCGTCTGTGGCAGGCTGTATGGGCAAGACCTCTCCCCAAGGGACAACCATTGACAGTGATGAGGCGTTTTGCACTGCGTTGCTGGAGGAAGAGGGCGTGGCGGTGGTGTTTGGCGCGGCCTTCGGCCTCAGCCCACACTTCCGGGTCAGCTATGCCGCCTCTGACGCGGCGCTGGTGGATGCTTGTGACCGGATTGAACGATTTTGCGCGGGGCTGACATGACCCACGAGCTGCCAGAGTTCTATTTCCGCGTGCGCGAGAATGGCGCGATGGTCTATCGGGTCGATACAGAGAACCGCCAGCGGCGGATCGAAATGGATCAGATCGCGGTCGTCAACGTCAACAAGGGTGAAATCAAGCCGCAGGGCGACCGGGAACTGACGCCGGGTGAGATGGAAGAGATCCGCACATGGATGGAGGCGCGTCAGGCGCTGCTGGCCATGCGCGAACTGGACGACATTCACCGCGCGGTGGACCACCTGAACCTGACCGCGCAATGGGCGCAGGCCAAGGCCACACCCGAGCAGCTGGATCAGGTGACAGATGCCTTGCTGCTGGCGATGCATGATCTGCGCACCGTTCTGGTGCGCAAAAAGGCCGACCGGCTGACAAAGAGTTAGTCGCGCCGGGTGGGTTTTCGTTTGACGCGATAGTGGGCGCTTTTGGGCGTCGATGCCTGCCAGATGGGCGTGCTTTGGCCGGGTGGGCGCGCCGCGGGCTTTTCCCCTTAAGATCGGGCGGTGCGGTACCTATGTCTGGTCCATGGCACAGTCAGATCTCTTTTCGTTCCGAAGTGTTGGGCGGCCGTTCCTTGAGACGGGCCGCTCGCTGTTTCCCTTGTCACCCGACGATGTGCGCGCGCTGCTGTTGACCGCCCGTTGACGGTGGCGCGGCTGTGGACGGTCCTCGTTCTTGTGGACGTGGAAGAGTTTCACACGGCTCGTTGGGTCAACCAAGGATCGCGGGCCAGTTCGCCCGACCTTTGGCGATGTTGCCCTCGATATCCTCAAGCCAGAGCGTGCGGGCGCGCAGGTTGGCGTTGAGGAAAAGCTGACCGTTGTACAGTGTCCATGCCTCGGGGATCGTCGGCGCAAGATACCCGCGCGACGTGGCAAAAGCGCAGTAGCCGCCAAATTGCGGCGCATAAGCCAACGGATCGGCGTTGAATGCGGCGGCGTTCTGGGAAGAGGCAAAGCGCCAAGTCGCACCCTTCCAGTCGAGCGTGTCGGATCCGCCCGGCACCGGGCCGTTTTCCGCGAAATAGGCCACGGGGTCAGAGCCGTCGATGGCAATGCCGGCTTCGGCGTAGATTTCCGGTTCAGCGGCCAGCGCCGCGCGTCCGGTCAACACAAGGGCGGGCGCAGCAACGGTCAGTCCAACAGCGGCGCGGCGGGTTAATCGGGTCATGATGATCTCCGGGTCAGGGTGTGAGGTGCGATCAGGATGCCCTGCATCCGATTTGCGCAGAAGCCCCTGACACGCGGACGTGACAGCGCGTGCGCTGTTAAAAAAACTCGCATGGCCGTCATGAATCCGTTACAAAGAGGCCATGGCAAAAACGCTCTTACCCTTGGTTATCGGTCTCGGGCTGGCGGGTGGACCCGCATTGTGTAACCCGATCGCAGATGTGATTTGCGCGCCGACCGACCAGATGACCCGCAAACTGACCCAACAATTTGGCACCACACGCAGCGCAAGCGGGCTGCGCAGTCCCGAAGAGGTGGTCGAGATATGGACCGACTCAGACGGGGATTGGACCATGGTAATCGCCTATTCCACCGGGCAGTCGTGCATTGTGGCGATGGGGGCTTATTGGCAAGAAACCGAGGCAAAGAACCCGGCCTGACCCCCGATTTCGGGATAATCTTCCGAAAACGCACGAAAAAATTGACTCGCGCGCATGGATTGGTAGCCTGTCGGCTATTACTTCGTCTTTAGGGGGACAAAATGCGACTGATATTGACCGCCGCTGCCACGGCGATTGCCCTGAGTGCGACCTCGGCTTTTGCTTGGGGTGACATGTACATGGGTGACGGCACCAACGATCCGAATTCAAATTTTCTGGCACATGAATACAAGGCGGCGAACTATTGCCCCGCCGGTTTGCAGCCCGTTCTGGTTGGCGGCGTCGTGTGCTGCGGCACACCCAACGCAGGCGTTTATTACAACCATCCTGGCAAAACGAAGCGTGCAACACGGTCGTACACACCGCAAATGGTCGTGGGCGAAAAGGGCGTTGTTTATCGCTAAGACGGCCTGCCCCTTGGCAAGCATGGTCGGGCCGCGTATACGCGCGGCCTGATTGCTTTTTGTGACCTGAGAAAAGGGCCGAACCATGCAGGGCACCGCGAATCTGAACATCATGATGAAGGCGGCGCGCAAGGCGGGGCGGTCGCTGGTCAAAGACTTCCGGGAGGTCGAGAACCTTCAGGTCTCGATGAAGGGCGCGGGCGACTTTGTCAGCCGCGCTGACATTGAGGCAGAGCGCATCATCAAAGAAGAGTTGATGGGCGCGCGTCCGACCTATGGCTGGTTGGGCGAAGAGGGCGGTGAGACCCCGGGTGAGGATCCGACCCGTCGCTGGATCGTCGATCCGCTGGACGGCACCACCAATTTTCTCCACGGGCTGCCGCACTGGGCGATTTCGATCGCGCTGGAGCATAAGGGGCAGATCGTGTCCGGCGTGGTCTTTGACGCGGCCAAGGACGAAATGTTTTACGCCGAACGCGGTTCGGGTGCTTGGTTGAACGATTCCAAGCGTCTGCGCGTCTCCGGACGGCGCAAGATGATTGAGGCAGTTTTTGCCACCGGCATCCCCTTTGCCGCCAAGCGGACCCTGCCAGCGACGCTCAAGGATCTTGCCCGTGTGATGCCGGAATGCGCGGGTGTCCGGCGTTTCGGGGCGGCGTCTCTTGACCTCGCCTATGTGGCGGCGGGCCGCTACGAAGGCTATTGGGAACGTGAGTTGCAGATCTGGGATGCCGCTGCGGGCTTTCTGATCGCCAAGGAAGCGGGTGCGCTGATCGAGGGCGTGCGCGAAGGACAGGACCCGCTGGAAAGCGGCAGCATCCTGTGCGCCAACAACGATATCTTCAAGGGTTTCGCCAAGCTGTTGCGCGCTGAGTAAGGTCGGTTTGACCGCGTTCCGGGTGTGACCGGGGACGCGGTCGTTTTTTCGTTTTAGACATCCGAGGGGTGATTGACCCCGTCGTGCCATGCCAGCGGCTCAAACTCCTTGGGCGCCATCCCTTCAATGCAATATAGGTTCACGCCGTATTCGTTCGGGTTCGACCGACGGCGATGGTACATGTAAATCCCGCAGGTCTTGCAGAAATGATGCTGCGCCGTGTGGGTGCCAAAGCTGTATAGCGTCAGGTTCTCCGCCCCTTTCACCACCTCGATCCCATCCAGCGGGGCCGAAACGACCGCCGCGCTGCGCCGCCGGCAGTAAGAGCAATCGCAGCGGCGTGCGGTTGTGGTGCCATCCGATAGGCGCACGCGCATTTCGACGGCGCCGCAGTGGCAGGTGGCGGAATAGGTTTCGGTCATTTGCGTCTGATCCTTGGAACCTGAGTGTGGCGTTGGCGTCCCTGAACACGCGGCACGCGGCTGGAATCAAGGGCGTATGCCTTTTCCGGATGCGGGGGCTGCCCATGGGTGCGCGTCCAGAAGCGCGGCCCACCAAGGCGCAGCCAGATCGGCACGGTCAGCGCAAGTCCCACAACAAAGCCGCCCACATGCGCCCAATAGGCGACACCGCTTTCGTCCGATGATGTGCCCCACCCTCCGATCAATTGCATGGCGAACCACAGCGCCAGCATCAGCCATGCAGGTACGGGAAGGACGCGGAAAAAGACGATGAGGATGATCAGGATGTCGACGCGCGCCTTGGGGAACAGCAGCAGATAGCCCCCCATGACCCCGGCAATGGCCCCGGAGGCCCCAACGGTAGGAATGGCCGAAAAAGGATCAGTCAGCCAGTGGATCAGACCCGCGCCCAAACCGGCGGCCAGATAGAACACGGTAAAGCCCGCGTGCCCCATCTTGTCCTCCAGATTGTCGCCGAAGATGTAGAGGAACAGCATGTTCCCGGCGATGTGCAGCCAACCACCGTGCAGGAACATCGAGGTGATCAGCCCGGAATAGCCATAGCCTTCGGACAGGAAGGCGGGAACCAACGCATAATTCGCGTAAAAGGACATCAAGGCACGGGGGGATTGATCCTGATCCAGCGTGCCCAGAAAGACCGCGATGTTGATCGCGATCAGGGCGTAGGTGACAAAGGGCG
Encoded proteins:
- a CDS encoding rhomboid family intramembrane serine protease, which produces MFPIRDHNPSGRTPFVTYALIAINIAVFLGTLDQDQSPRALMSFYANYALVPAFLSEGYGYSGLITSMFLHGGWLHIAGNMLFLYIFGDNLEDKMGHAGFTVFYLAAGLGAGLIHWLTDPFSAIPTVGASGAIAGVMGGYLLLFPKARVDILIILIVFFRVLPVPAWLMLALWFAMQLIGGWGTSSDESGVAYWAHVGGFVVGLALTVPIWLRLGGPRFWTRTHGQPPHPEKAYALDSSRVPRVQGRQRHTQVPRIRRK
- a CDS encoding YHS domain-containing (seleno)protein, with the protein product MTRLTRRAAVGLTVAAPALVLTGRAALAAEPEIYAEAGIAIDGSDPVAYFAENGPVPGGSDTLDWKGATWRFASSQNAAAFNADPLAYAPQFGGYCAFATSRGYLAPTIPEAWTLYNGQLFLNANLRARTLWLEDIEGNIAKGRANWPAILG
- a CDS encoding GFA family protein, which translates into the protein MTETYSATCHCGAVEMRVRLSDGTTTARRCDCSYCRRRSAAVVSAPLDGIEVVKGAENLTLYSFGTHTAQHHFCKTCGIYMYHRRRSNPNEYGVNLYCIEGMAPKEFEPLAWHDGVNHPSDV
- a CDS encoding pyridoxal phosphate-dependent aminotransferase → MSFLSQTLARVKPSPTVAVTQLARELAAAGRDIIGLGAGEPDFDTPDNIKAAAIAAIDAGKTKYTAPDGIPELKQAVCDKFARENGLTYAPSQISVSTGGKQVLYNALMATLNPGDEVIIPAPYWVSYPDMVRLGGGEPVIVEGAEAEGFRITADQLEAAITPKTKWFIFNSPSNPTGAGYDRAALKALTEVLMRHPHVWVMSDDMYEHLAYDGFTFVSPAQVEPGLYDRTLTVNGVSKSYAMTGWRIGYAGGPEHLIAAMRKVQGQSTTNPCSISQWAAVEALNGPQDFLAERASVFARRRDMVVARLNGCAGITCAVPEGAFYVYPSVAGCMGKTSPQGTTIDSDEAFCTALLEEEGVAVVFGAAFGLSPHFRVSYAASDAALVDACDRIERFCAGLT
- a CDS encoding inositol monophosphatase family protein produces the protein MQGTANLNIMMKAARKAGRSLVKDFREVENLQVSMKGAGDFVSRADIEAERIIKEELMGARPTYGWLGEEGGETPGEDPTRRWIVDPLDGTTNFLHGLPHWAISIALEHKGQIVSGVVFDAAKDEMFYAERGSGAWLNDSKRLRVSGRRKMIEAVFATGIPFAAKRTLPATLKDLARVMPECAGVRRFGAASLDLAYVAAGRYEGYWERELQIWDAAAGFLIAKEAGALIEGVREGQDPLESGSILCANNDIFKGFAKLLRAE